ACATACGTCCGATGACCGCCCTGACACGGCACCGTCAGGAACAACATCAACGGCAACCACCCGTCAGAGAGGACCGAGCGTGCATGGTCGAGCTGCATTCGAGCTGCCGTCCTTCGATACCATTCCCGAGTTTGACACGACGCTTTATCTCGACGGCAAGGGGTCCAAGGAAGCAGCTACCCCAAAGGAGAAGGTGATGCCGGGTCCGGTGGCCGTCAGGACAACGCGATCCGACCCGGTAAAGCCGTCCAAACCTTCAAgagacgaggacaaggaaaACACCAGAGAAGGAAAGCAAAGGGAGAAGGACATGGAGAAGCTACAGAAGAGAGGCAGGAGGACGTCGTTGATGGAACGCCGGAAATCATGGCTACCGTCATCGAGATCTCCGTCAAAGATCAAggagccgccgctgcccgaGAGGCCCGTGATGCCCGAACGACCCAGCACTCACGCCGGAGACCACGTGGGTGCTGCTGCGTCATCCGCAACCCCGGTACTACCGACGCGACCAGTCGAGCCCGAACGCCCCAGGACGGTATCGGAGAGTTTCGCTACCTTTGCGAAGAAGTCATGGATGTCCACCTCCCGATCACCATCTCCAAAGAGAATCCCAGAACCACCTGCTCCACCCCTacctcgtccttctcgcAGCAGGGCCTCGAGTAACGATTCCATCAAGACTGCCGAGGCGGCGCGCAAGAGGCCCATCTCTATGCTCGTGGACCCTGAGTCCGCCGCTTCCAAGAGCGCCGAGTCCTTGAAGCCGGCACGCACTCTCAACCGGACGAGCACGTTCCTGACCAAGATGAagcagcggccgaagagCATGCTTATCACACTTGGATCGGGCAGCGATTCGGACGTTAACAGCGCGCCTGTGTCAACAAACACCTTGCCACCGCCGGGCGTCGCTCCGGTGAATGATCAGCGCAGTAAGAAGGACAATCACAACAACATCGTCAACAACATCAAAAAGCCCGAATCGAAGCCGGCCTCAGTCACCGATTCTCAAACCACCGCAGTAACGGACGAGTCGTGGAGCGAAATGTCAGTCAACAAGGACACCATTTGGTCTGCCTTCCGGACGCTCGATACTGAGTGCGGAGGTTTGGCCACCAAGACCATGGCTCAGCGGATGCACATGGTACGCGTAACCTTGTTGCCATTTTTGCGGACCTATATGAaccacaccaccaacaaGGGACTCAgcctcgaggatgtcgagcGAAGGGCCATTGTGCTAAACAAGTGGTGGAGCGGTCTGTTGGAGATGTTGGACTCGCAAAACCAGCAgctggccggcgtcgaccgACCGGTTCTGCTTGAAGCTTTGACAATGCTGATGATGCGACCTGAATGGCGACAGACGACGACTTACTTCATGTCTTTGGCGGACCGCTCACCGAACGAGCGTGTGCGGCCTCGATCAGGGACTCAATCGACAGCAGACTCATCGCAAGCATCCAGCCAGGCGTTTCTTGCCGAATCGGCCGAGCACAACGTCCGGACCATGTTTGTGGGCAATCTCATGAAACAGATGCAGATTGTTGTGGACAAGATGTCGCTCCGACACGCGCCTCTCAGTTTGGTCAATTGGTGCGGCAAGGCCTGCGCATacggcttcttcttttgccCGTCCGTCGCCGAAATCCTCGTCCGCTTATGGGATCTGCGGCCAGAACTCATCAGGCGGGCAGCTGATGAGCTTGGCTTGCCAAAAAAGAACAGTGGTGAAAGCGAGGATATCATGGCACTTTTCCCACCAAATCTTGGGGTTCTCGGCTGGCAATCGCAGAAGACCATCAGCGCCCGCTTTAAGGAGAGGGTCAAGCTTTCTGTCATGGCAGCGAGAATTCCTTGGTTCAGTCCTTGGGTGACTAGGTGGCGCGGCGGCGATACTGACTTATTCTTCATTTTCTGCAAGTACTACCATATTCTGTCCGAGGAGTTCATGCCAGATGGGCTGCCGCTGCTTGAAAAGGCCCGTTCTCCGGGTTTCGTGCTGGTTCAGGCACAGATTCTCGCTTGTATCGAGTCTACGATCCATCGACAGGCCGAAGTGGATGCGATGATGAATCCGCTGCCGCCCACAGACTCGTTttacggcgccgacgccgcggccaCTTCGATGACAGTCCCAGGAAACCTGCTGAAAAACATGGCCGAGAACCGTCTCATCGTGTTGCTGAAAGACATTCTGGGCGAATCGCTACCCGTCATCGCTGCCGCAAGACGAACTTTTGCCGAAGCTTTCCTAGCTGTAACCCGCGCTGCTGCCCGTCGGGTATCTGCCTTTGACCACAGCGCCGTTTTCACGCTGTGTGATTTCTTGGAAGAGGCATTGGTGGCCTACGACCAACTGGACGATCTCGAAAACCCCAACATTGCCAGCGGGATCAACTGGTCTTTTTGGCTTGATGCATGTCGGAAAATGCTCGTCTCTGACAACGCCATGACGGAAGTCCGACTGCTCTCATTCATCTTCTCGACCTGGGAAGCGGTCACTGCGAACCCCGAGCGGAAGAGAATCGTGTGTTTGGACTGGTTGCTTTCCGAAGAGACGTTCGACACCTACTTCAACCACTGGTGTCCAATGGTGCGTGGCTACTACATGCGCCTGCTCTGCTGGCGGATTTGTCGAGACTCCGGCTGCGCAAATGAAGTTGATGCGTAAGTACACACCCATCACACGAAAAGCAACGCCTAGATTTCAATGCTAAATCGATCCAGTCAAATCTtcgtcgctgctgctgcccgtcTCAAGACCGTCTGGGCGCATTACCTCTACATTCGCAACACCGCAGACGCCGCAGGAAAACTCCCTCCCTCTACCTCACCTTGTCTCCCTACGCCTGGCAAGAAGTTCATGATCATCCGCACAGAGGTCAACATTCCGCAGCCCGGCTATTTCAACCAGCCCTTCGATTCATTCGCCAAAATCGTTAATGGCGATGGGGTTGTTGCAACCGCGACACCGCCAGAGCCGAAGGAGGTCGTTGCCAAGGCAGATAACAGCAAGAAACGATGGTCTCTGCTCGGAAAGGTGCTTTCTTTGGGTGGCAACGGCTCTGACAGCGAGGATAACAGCGACACGTCGCGCAAGGAAGCGTCATCGAAGCCGGCCACAATCTCGAagcgtcgtcaaggaggtcCGCCACTGCCGCCCAAGATCTCCACTTCTACCGCCTCCGCCATCGCAACTTCTTCTGATGGCAGCTCCCCGGGCGCCTCGCCTATCTTCATGGAGCAGAAGTTCGTCTTCAAGTTCACGTTGACCTGGCAGCCCCCTGCCGTTATCCAGCCGCGCGATCGCATCCTCACACGCCCACGTCTCCCCGCCCCGGCGCAGGCGTGGGTCAGTGCCCGGTCTAGGAGTGGGAGCACGCCTCCTCCGATGCCTGCCGGTCTGCCGGACCCCACCCGACGTGTCTCCGGTTCAAAGAAGAAGGGTCTCGTTGATGAAGCCAAGAACGCTAGTCCACTTGCATCTCCGACACTTGAACGCAAGTCGTCCGTCACCACAgtgtcctcgtcctcgcttGCACGCAGGCTCAGCAACAAGTTTGACTTTGAGAATAACCCCGATGCGGAGCTGATGACGTTCGACTTTGAAGGCGCGGAGAagtcctcggcatcgtcaaTGTCATCCGCCTCGTCCACGGCTTCATCGCCTGTTGAAGGCAAGACCGAGGACGAGCAGCCACTGTCGCCCCCGTCTCAGCCTCAATCTcaggcccagcagcagcaaaagTCTGAGAGCCGTAGGAATGGACCCGAGCCTTTGACGCAGCCCCTTCGCCCTACGGGCATGTACACCAAGCGTGCCGTTTATACCGGTCGCGCGCTGGCGGAGTGGAGCCTTGTCGTTGCGGAGTGCAATGGTTTCGTCGATCGGAGACGGGACGAAGGCGTTCTTGGCCTCAGTGAGGTTGAGGTTCCGATGTTGACGGTCGAAGGCTTCCGTAAGATGGGTTAACAAACTACTACCCGCGAGCGCCCGCCCTGCGTCCCAGGTCGCATAACTTTGAGCACCAAACTTGCAAAATCCTTTTGACGACAACGAAAGTCACGACAGATCTGGATAGAAATGCTGGACGTATTTTATCCCGCATGACACAAATAACAGCACACTGAAAAGGGAAAGTACGACGTTATGTCCATCCTTTGCTGCCTGATCTTAGACGGCGGCTTGTTGTCCATTCCACGTTTGGGATCTTTAGCATCGCCACTGCATTTTGCCACCTTGTTTATCCGTCCGACGGTACGGGCACTTCGAAAGGCTCTCGAACTAGCCTCTACTTTTCATTTCCGTTCCGGGGCTATTGTTTCAGCTCCCCGCCCCGAGCAATTCTATTTTTCAAAGCTCAGGTGGCTTTTGCTCCTCTTCGTTGTCAGTATTGTTCAACCCACCATCATTAAAGTAATGATAGTTTGTacctcatcttcatcttgtGTGTATTGTTTTCGAAACGGCGTTTGGCGGGGCTGGGAAACAGTGGATCAACAATCCTTCGAGTTCATGTGTGTTGCGCAAGAGAGGATTGGGTCGGGAAATATTGAACATCAGCATTCTTTCTATTCCTCGCTGCGTTTGCAGACTGGAGAAGACGGAGTGGGCATTTGTTTTATTCCGATCGCACTGCAAACACACAGATGCACGGGTCTTTTGTCGTTTTCAATTTCGGAAGGGCGGCGACAGTCAGGTATAGAAGGATATCCTAGCAAACAGCCAACATCGAAACGAGAGACAGACATGTTACTGATTCGACCATGATGCTTCGCGACTGTGGCTTTGAACGTAGGTGTCGGTGAGAGGGGACATATGGATGAGCTAAGAAGTCAAGGAACTGAACGGCTCAGTAGTGGCGACTTGTTGGCCGTAAGTGAGTTGACGACGCCCGAGGGTCAGGTAAATATCACTTGAGTATCAAGAAAAAACGATGTTGGAATGTAACATGTATGAAGATCTGCTCTCTCGGGACCTGTTTCGGCGCCGGTCGGAGGGCAGGTCTGTTAGATTTAAGGTGCAGGACAAGACAACCGAACTGACTTCCACCTTAAGGCTGGAAGTTCGTCTCTGTATCAGCACAAGGAGACATCGATCGGATGGCCCCCTAAACAAATTGCAATACTAGAACATCAATTACTTCAAGTGTGCTTTCTCAGAGAAAACACGTCAATGGAGTGACACTGCCGCTTACCAATTCACTTCACATGTGTCATGAGGGATCTCGGCACTACGGTCAAGACATGTTCGCATGTGACGCAACATCCTATAGGCCGTGGCCAAATACTACACCTGCCCTTGACCTCACAAAGTGCGTCAAGCAGTATCACATCAAAAGTATACGGACGTTCGAAAGTTCAGAGCAAACGACTTGAGTCTGGGAAATGTGTCGTGGAACTGTATTGGCCGGGTGGGGTGGGCTGAAGCGAGCTCTACAAACCCCGTCGTACAAAATGATAGACGATGACATGGTAAAGTAACAACAGATACGCGGAGAATATAACACAGAAAGCCCGGGAGTCTCCCAGATAAATAGTTTCAAGATCATGCCCGTCTATCCGTCCAGGCCGTTCTCCTTCCGCCACTCAAGAATACGGACAAGAAGCTTATCCTGACGAGCCAAGGCCTCAGGACTCCACACGCCCTCTTTAGTCGGGTAAAACCCTTTGAAGCAAGGCTTTCCATCGTCAGCGACCTCGAAAAAGGTTTGCTTGCTACGCATGAATATGTGGGCGTCCGGGCCGCGCAGCAGAGCTGGGCGGTCGAGGGTACCGACACGAACGAATTTGATCAAAGGGCCAGCGCCGTAGTTGCTCCAGACGGGCACAAAGCAGACGGGGCAGCGAGCGATGTGCTGCAGGACACCTGAATCTGAAGGAACGGGTAGGAGAACGGGTGAAGGAATGTCTTTTTCGAACTTGTCGCTGGTCTCAACGCCAGAGCTGCCCGCCTGTTTGGTGTCATGGCTTACGCCGGGTCTAAGTCTCTTGGGGGTCCAGCTATCGCGAACGGATTCGGGAAAGGACGCCAATGGCTGGAGCCATGGGGCGGAAGGAGCACTTGGAAGGAGAGTCACCTGGTCTCCCTCGACCACGGCGTTGAGTGCGAAGGCGGTGCCGGTCTCACGCTGGCAGCAAGTGCAATGGCAGCAGTGTACGACGAGGGGCGAGGCATTGAGGGAGTACCGGATGTTGCCGCAGGCACAGCCGCCCTCGAGAGGGAATATAGAAGAAAGGTCTGGGCGAGACATCGTTGGCGTATGTTTCTCAACGGTTGTGGCTCGTCTTGTGTGATGTGTAACTGGAGAGACCGGGTATCGTGTGGGCGGGTGATCTGCCGACAATAGGATAGGCTTGGAAGAAGCGCTGACGTTTCGTCGGCGTCTTGGTGGTAGTCTTTGTTGAAAATTCCAGAGTGTGGTGGGAGTAAGCGTTCAACGAAGGGGCAGCAGTCTGGATTGGCAAATGTGTGTGAGTGGGATGTCCGCAGGAGgctggggaagggggggagggggccgcTTCACCGAAGCAGAGAAGAATGTCTTGGAAGGACCCTGAGCCTGACAGGGTCTGATGAAGAGGGAAAGTAGCGGCAACTTCAGAATGTGTAAGAAGGAAACAAGaggaaagaaggaagagaggagaaagggagcagaagaagaggggaaaCGAGGGACAAATCTGCTGACCGGGGGTTGAGGGAGTTTCGGAAAGCCAGTCAGAATCGAGGTGATGGCCTGAATAGGCAAGTTTCTTATCTAATCACTCGCAATGCCCTCCTACCCAAGGCAATATCAGGCACAGAAAGCAGAGGGGAAGGCAGACATGAAAGCGTTATGCGGACTGGTTCTTGGTACGTTACTATTGGGTTTCCCTACCGTAGTTTTCAGTATTACGAACGTAGGTGCTTAGTTGGGTAAAAAAGCACGCAAGCAAGCTCACGCAGAGGACTCACTACCTGGATCCGCACTTGGTTTGGGTTGTCTCCCATGGCCTTCACGACCCGTAGCCAAGCCCGAGCCCAAAACCCTGAGACCAAATCAAACAGCGGACTGAGGAATATCACCTTGGCTTTGGGGTGTCCAGGCATCTTGGTGGGCGGTTTATGATAGATGTGGTGTTGTGACGGAAGGGGTTGGGGGCTGGGCTGACCGAGACAACCGATATTTGAGGCTTGACCGCATTGCAGGGTCTGAATCATGCTGCCGTCGCAGTTGGGGACCGCATTCCGATCGGTGGCAGGTTCCCAGTCGTTTGATGCCGGCGTGATCGTACCAGAGTTAGTCGCCGTTGGAGGTGACGTTGTGATGACTTTTTGCGTCATATGTTTAGCGAGTGAAAGAATTTTGGAAGCCGTTGAGCCTGTTTAAAACCCCTCGACCTCCGACTCTTTCCTAGACTTCACAAGACATTCTGTATTGAGGACTCCGACAAGTCCATTGTCACATCAATAACACCTATTGGACTCAAGTCCAGGCAAAACCGGCCACTCGACTATTCAATAATTGCAAAACCAATCACACCGATATGCTGCCCGTTGCGTGTCTTGGACTGTTATTGCTTCTCACAGCACAAGCTAAAGCCGCGCCATCGTCACTTCACTCTCATATCCAACGTCACAGAGATCGCACCGCCACACACGCTCACTCGGCCCTATCCCACTCCCAACTGCTGAAGGGAGCAGAAGCCGCCCCTATGAGATTTTTGTCAGATTCAGTACTGGAAGTTCATCAGCAGGTCACGGAAAAGCTCTCAGCGCCTCCACCATACGACCAGTCAGCTTTGAGGTCAATTGAGTACGAAGGTGACCGTCCGACAGCCACTGGCATGGAGACAGAAGCATCTCCGCGACAAGGAATCAACCCAAAGACTACTGTTGAACAGCCAATGCCGAAACGGCTCAATCCAGCACCGGAGCGTGGGTTCAACTCAGTCGCGGATAGCACTGACAGCCAGCATGTCGACGCTGCGATGCGACTGCTACGTGCCCATGCAATCGTCAAGCACAACCGATTTCAACGCGAGATATGAAGAGACTGTTTATAAATGTGTGATTGGTTTGGTTGATTTTGGTCGATTTCAGTCAACGCGGTTCATCCAGTAGTTGCCTGAGCTGTCGGTGAAAACGTTGacgcggcggaggagccCCGCTGCTTCATCGGTaagagaagggaaggggaatTTGATTTGATATGAGAGCGTAACAAGAGGGCTAGATGTAGTCTTAGAGTTCAGGAAATTCCATGCTCTGTTCACACACCTGGTGTGATCTGCAACCGTACGTAGGTCATTGGGAAACCCAAATCCGGTTCATTGAGTGAGAAAAGAATCGGGCCCTGAGATGCCTTGCCATCGTCAGTGGTTGTGTTACGTTCAGTCGATGAAGGATATTCTCCATTTGGCATGGAAGGCCGGCCGCTTGCTTGCGAAACTGTCCGAGTGATCTTCTCCAACCTCTGACGGTCTCGAGTGACAGTAATTTGCTCAAGCTTTCTCCTGACGACAATTTCTGTCTCGTCGGGAATATGTCGGTGTGAGGTGAGCAAAGAAAAGCGGACGAGTTG
This sequence is a window from Colletotrichum higginsianum IMI 349063 chromosome 8, whole genome shotgun sequence. Protein-coding genes within it:
- a CDS encoding Glutathione-dependent formaldehyde-activating enzyme — its product is MSRPDLSSIFPLEGGCACGNIRYSLNASPLVVHCCHCTCCQRETGTAFALNAVVEGDQVTLLPSAPSAPWLQPLASFPESVRDSWTPKRLRPGVSHDTKQAGSSGVETSDKFEKDIPSPVLLPVPSDSGVLQHIARCPVCFVPVWSNYGAGPLIKFVRVGTLDRPALLRGPDAHIFMRSKQTFFEVADDGKPCFKGFYPTKEGVWSPEALARQDKLLVRILEWRKENGLDG
- a CDS encoding Gpi inositol-deacylase; this encodes MKGPTMTMAPAVVEPAHASYLHRSHTSDDRPDTAPSGTTSTATTRQRGPSVHGRAAFELPSFDTIPEFDTTLYLDGKGSKEAATPKEKVMPGPVAVRTTRSDPVKPSKPSRDEDKENTREGKQREKDMEKLQKRGRRTSLMERRKSWLPSSRSPSKIKEPPLPERPVMPERPSTHAGDHVGAAASSATPVLPTRPVEPERPRTVSESFATFAKKSWMSTSRSPSPKRIPEPPAPPLPRPSRSRASSNDSIKTAEAARKRPISMLVDPESAASKSAESLKPARTLNRTSTFLTKMKQRPKSMLITLGSGSDSDVNSAPVSTNTLPPPGVAPVNDQRSKKDNHNNIVNNIKKPESKPASVTDSQTTAVTDESWSEMSVNKDTIWSAFRTLDTECGGLATKTMAQRMHMVRVTLLPFLRTYMNHTTNKGLSLEDVERRAIVLNKWWSGLLEMLDSQNQQLAGVDRPVLLEALTMLMMRPEWRQTTTYFMSLADRSPNERVRPRSGTQSTADSSQASSQAFLAESAEHNVRTMFVGNLMKQMQIVVDKMSLRHAPLSLVNWCGKACAYGFFFCPSVAEILVRLWDLRPELIRRAADELGLPKKNSGESEDIMALFPPNLGVLGWQSQKTISARFKERVKLSVMAARIPWFSPWVTRWRGGDTDLFFIFCKYYHILSEEFMPDGLPLLEKARSPGFVLVQAQILACIESTIHRQAEVDAMMNPLPPTDSFYGADAAATSMTVPGNLLKNMAENRLIVLLKDILGESLPVIAAARRTFAEAFLAVTRAAARRVSAFDHSAVFTLCDFLEEALVAYDQLDDLENPNIASGINWSFWLDACRKMLVSDNAMTEVRLLSFIFSTWEAVTANPERKRIVCLDWLLSEETFDTYFNHWCPMVRGYYMRLLCWRICRDSGCANEVDAQIFVAAAARLKTVWAHYLYIRNTADAAGKLPPSTSPCLPTPGKKFMIIRTEVNIPQPGYFNQPFDSFAKIVNGDGVVATATPPEPKEVVAKADNSKKRWSLLGKVLSLGGNGSDSEDNSDTSRKEASSKPATISKRRQGGPPLPPKISTSTASAIATSSDGSSPGASPIFMEQKFVFKFTLTWQPPAVIQPRDRILTRPRLPAPAQAWVSARSRSGSTPPPMPAGLPDPTRRVSGSKKKGLVDEAKNASPLASPTLERKSSVTTVSSSSLARRLSNKFDFENNPDAELMTFDFEGAEKSSASSMSSASSTASSPVEGKTEDEQPLSPPSQPQSQAQQQQKSESRRNGPEPLTQPLRPTGMYTKRAVYTGRALAEWSLVVAECNGFVDRRRDEGVLGLSEVEVPMLTVEGFRKMG